GAGCCGGAGCCGGTCAGCGTCCCGCCCAGCGCCGCGCCCGCCGCGCTGCCGACCAGGAACGACGAGGTCAGCCACGCGAACGTCTCGGTGATCGCGCCGGTGCGGGCGCGGGTGCCGGTGAGGACGAAGATCGCCGCCAGCGTGGGGGCCAGGAACGCGCCGGAGATCGCCAGCGCCAGCGCCATCGTCCCGGTCGCGCGGGCCAGCAGCGCGGGGACGAACGCGATCCCGAAGCCGATCAGCAGCCACGTGAGGCGCCGCTCGGGCGGCGTCCTCCAGCGGCGCGCGGCGGCGGTCAGGCCGCCGGCCAGCGCGCCGACCGCCCACGCCGCAAGCAGCCAGCCCGCGAGGTCGCGGTCCCCGAGCGTGTGCTCGGCGAACGCGGTCGCGGTGACGTTGACGACGCCGGTCGTCGCGCCCGCCAGCAGGCCGATCGCCAGCAGCAGCGCGACCTCGGGCGCCCGGACCGCGGCGGTCCAGTGCGACGGCCCGCCGTCGCCGTGGGGCGCGGCGCGCCAGGTCCGGGCGGGGCGCGCGGTCGCGAACGCGATGGTGCCGAGCAGGCCGATCGCGGAGGCGAGGTCGAGCGCGAGCGCGGGCGTCCCGAGCGCGACGCCCAAGGCCACCAACAACGGGCCGACGACGAAGATGAGCTCCTGCGCGCCCGCGTCCAGCTCGTACGCGGCGGCGAGCGCGTGCTCGTCGTCGCCCGCGAGGTCCGGCCAGAGCGCGCGCAGCGCGGGCTCCAGCGGCGGCGTCAGCGCGCCCGCGGCGACGCAGACGACGCCCGCGGCGGCCAGGGAGGACGGCGCCAGCGCGACGATCGCCGCCAGCGCCACCGACCGCGTGACCGCCGCGCCGATCAGCACCGCGGGCTGGCCCGCGCGGTCGATCGCGCGCCCGAGCAGCGGCCCGCCGACCGCCGCGCCGACCGCGAACGCCCCGGCGATCGCGCCCGCCGTCGCGTAGGACCCGCCGTCGTGGCGGGCGAGCAGCAGCAGCGCCAGCGGGACCATCGCCTCCGGCAGCCGGGCGACGAGCGCGGTGAGCAGCATCCGCAGCGCATGGGGCCGCCCGATCAAGGCGCGGAGGTCGCTCATCGCCGCTGATCATACGTATGACTCGACCACCTGGCCATCCGGTCGAACCCCACCCGGACCGGTGGCCGAAGTTCGTGCAGTTTGCGCTCAACCGGGTGGACTTCCCCTGCCGGCGCGGCTAGGGTTCGTCCAGGTTGGCTTATCCCATGAGCGTCCACGGTCCCGCCCAACTCGAGCTCATCCGGCGTTACGCGCGCACCCTCCGCGCCATGCACGCCGACGCGATGGCGGTCCGCGTCGCCTCGCCCGCCGACCGCGCGGGACGCATCGTGCGCGAGCGCAGGCCGAGCGAGCCGTCGCGCCCGGCGGCGGCCGCCGCCAGGGCCGTGACGGACCGCACCCGATCCGCCTCGTAGCCCGGCTCGTCGGCCGCGGCGGCTAGGCTGCGTCGCGGCATGGGGACCATCCCGAGCAACATCTCCGACCACATCGGCAACACGCCGATGGTGCGTCTCAGCCGGCTGGAGCCGGAGGGCGTCGAGCTCTACGGCAAGTTGGAGGCCTACAACCCGGGCGGGTCGGTCAAGGACCGGATCGGCATCGCGATGATCGCCGCCGCCGAGG
The sequence above is a segment of the Conexibacter woesei Iso977N genome. Coding sequences within it:
- a CDS encoding MFS transporter, which gives rise to MSDLRALIGRPHALRMLLTALVARLPEAMVPLALLLLARHDGGSYATAGAIAGAFAVGAAVGGPLLGRAIDRAGQPAVLIGAAVTRSVALAAIVALAPSSLAAAGVVCVAAGALTPPLEPALRALWPDLAGDDEHALAAAYELDAGAQELIFVVGPLLVALGVALGTPALALDLASAIGLLGTIAFATARPARTWRAAPHGDGGPSHWTAAVRAPEVALLLAIGLLAGATTGVVNVTATAFAEHTLGDRDLAGWLLAAWAVGALAGGLTAAARRWRTPPERRLTWLLIGFGIAFVPALLARATGTMALALAISGAFLAPTLAAIFVLTGTRARTGAITETFAWLTSSFLVGSAAGAALGGTLTGSGSGVQGFALAGALSLAAAALWSARRVRPTAAAVGKHPTP